In Microbacterium esteraromaticum, the following proteins share a genomic window:
- a CDS encoding fumarylacetoacetate hydrolase family protein has product MKFARLGEPGREIPVVIDGDRTLDLRSVTSDVNGDFLADDPVGRTRAALDAGSLPELADAAERRIGAPIARPSAVICIGMNYAAHAAESGSEPPSIPIIFLKTPNTVVGPNDDVTIPRGSEKTDWEVELGIVIGARTAYLDSPEEADAHIAGFVLANDVSERDFQMTVSGGQWSKGKIAAGFNPTGPWLVTPDEVDASSLGLRSFVNGEPRQDSSTSDMIFDVRTIVHHLSQYVTLEPGDLILTGTPQGVALSGKYPYLAPGDVVEVEIDGLGRQKQRFVAWER; this is encoded by the coding sequence ATGAAGTTCGCGCGACTCGGCGAGCCAGGACGCGAGATCCCCGTCGTCATCGACGGCGACCGCACCCTCGATCTGCGCTCCGTGACATCGGACGTGAACGGCGACTTCCTCGCCGACGACCCCGTCGGCCGCACCCGCGCGGCCCTCGATGCCGGGTCGCTGCCCGAACTGGCCGATGCCGCAGAGCGGCGCATCGGCGCCCCGATCGCCAGGCCCAGCGCCGTCATCTGCATCGGGATGAACTACGCGGCGCACGCCGCGGAGTCGGGATCCGAGCCGCCGAGCATCCCGATCATCTTCCTCAAGACGCCGAACACGGTGGTCGGCCCGAACGACGACGTCACCATCCCGCGGGGCAGCGAGAAGACCGACTGGGAGGTCGAGCTCGGCATCGTCATCGGTGCCCGCACCGCCTACCTCGACTCACCGGAAGAGGCCGACGCCCACATCGCCGGCTTCGTGCTGGCGAATGACGTGTCGGAGCGGGACTTCCAGATGACCGTCTCCGGCGGCCAGTGGTCGAAGGGCAAGATCGCCGCGGGCTTCAACCCGACCGGCCCCTGGCTCGTGACGCCTGACGAGGTCGACGCGTCGTCGCTCGGGCTGCGCAGCTTCGTGAACGGCGAGCCGCGCCAGGACTCCAGCACGAGCGACATGATCTTCGACGTGCGCACCATCGTGCACCACCTGTCGCAGTACGTCACTCTCGAGCCCGGTGACCTGATCCTCACCGGCACCCCGCAGGGCGTCGCCCTGTCGGGCAAGTACCCCTACCTCGCGCCTGGCGACGTCGTCGAGGTCGAGATCGATGGCCTGGGCCGTCAGAAGCAGAGGTTCGTGGCATGGGAGCGTTGA
- a CDS encoding SDR family NAD(P)-dependent oxidoreductase has translation MGALSTEGLVAIVTGAASGIGAAIARRLHDEGAQVAVLDRDISAAAPEFAAFTADIADRASVDAAVAAVGERFGRIDIVINNAGIGAQGDITANDDDEWARVLSVNVTGIARVTGAALPWLRRSPAAAVCNTASIASTTGLPQRALYSASKGAVSALTRAMAADHLREGIRVNAVNPGTADTPWVGRLLDSADDPAAERAALNARQPHGRLVSADEVAGAVLYLVSPASGSTTGTFIEVDGGMASLRLRSE, from the coding sequence ATGGGAGCGTTGAGCACAGAGGGCCTCGTCGCGATCGTGACGGGCGCGGCGTCCGGCATCGGGGCGGCCATCGCGCGTCGCCTGCACGACGAGGGTGCGCAGGTCGCGGTGCTCGACCGCGACATCTCCGCCGCCGCTCCCGAATTCGCCGCCTTCACGGCGGACATCGCGGATCGGGCATCCGTCGACGCGGCCGTCGCCGCGGTAGGCGAGCGGTTCGGCCGCATCGACATCGTGATCAACAACGCAGGCATCGGCGCCCAGGGCGACATCACCGCGAACGACGACGACGAGTGGGCGCGGGTGCTCTCGGTGAACGTCACCGGCATCGCCCGCGTCACCGGCGCCGCACTGCCGTGGCTGCGACGGTCGCCGGCCGCGGCTGTCTGCAACACGGCATCCATCGCCTCGACCACCGGCCTGCCCCAGCGCGCGCTGTACTCGGCGTCGAAGGGCGCGGTCAGCGCCCTGACGCGTGCGATGGCCGCGGATCATCTCCGCGAGGGCATCCGGGTCAACGCCGTCAACCCCGGCACGGCCGACACTCCCTGGGTGGGGCGGCTGCTCGACTCGGCCGACGACCCCGCGGCGGAGCGCGCCGCGCTCAACGCCCGCCAGCCGCACGGCCGGCTCGTGTCGGCCGACGAGGTGGCCGGCGCCGTGCTGTACCTCGTGAGCCCGGCATCCGGGTCGACGACCGGGACGTTCATCGAGGTCGACGGCGGCATGGCATCCCTGCGCCTGCGCTCGGAGTGA
- a CDS encoding amidohydrolase family protein, whose product MRVVDSHLHLWDPAALDYTWLDGPLDATFSDIEIDEDALTGVDEEVAIFVQADPVEDQQLAEMRWVDSIALQSGVVAAVAGARLDRGAETERHLDALAVHERVVGVRHLLQGEADGLAQSAAFIAGARALASRGWTFDACVRASQLSDVTALAAAVPELPVVLDHLGKPALGTAQAPLRPSAEWSRDIADLARHPQVFCKLSGLPAETGGEWTDAQVAPFFDAALEAFGPQRLMWGSDWPVSAVAGDFVPGSRQRWLQTVADWAASRGVDADGLFWENALAFYGIR is encoded by the coding sequence ATGCGCGTCGTCGACTCACACCTGCACCTCTGGGACCCTGCCGCTCTGGACTACACCTGGCTCGACGGACCCCTGGACGCCACCTTCTCAGACATCGAGATCGACGAGGACGCGCTCACGGGCGTCGACGAAGAGGTCGCCATCTTCGTGCAGGCCGACCCCGTCGAGGACCAGCAGCTGGCGGAGATGCGCTGGGTCGACTCGATCGCGCTGCAGTCGGGGGTCGTGGCCGCGGTGGCGGGTGCGCGCCTCGACCGGGGCGCCGAGACCGAGCGGCACCTCGATGCGCTCGCGGTGCACGAGCGCGTGGTCGGGGTCCGTCATCTGCTGCAGGGCGAGGCGGACGGCCTCGCGCAGAGCGCCGCATTCATCGCGGGGGCTCGCGCCCTGGCATCCCGAGGGTGGACTTTCGACGCCTGCGTGCGGGCGAGCCAGCTGTCGGATGTCACCGCGCTCGCCGCAGCCGTTCCCGAGCTTCCTGTCGTGCTCGACCATCTGGGCAAGCCCGCGCTCGGCACGGCGCAGGCACCGCTGCGGCCGAGCGCCGAGTGGTCACGGGACATCGCCGATCTCGCCCGGCATCCGCAGGTGTTCTGCAAGCTGTCCGGTCTGCCCGCGGAGACGGGTGGGGAGTGGACGGATGCCCAGGTCGCGCCGTTCTTCGACGCGGCGCTCGAGGCGTTCGGTCCGCAGCGGCTGATGTGGGGCAGCGACTGGCCGGTGTCGGCTGTGGCAGGGGACTTCGTGCCCGGCAGCCGGCAGCGGTGGCTGCAGACCGTTGCCGACTGGGCCGCGTCACGGGGCGTGGACGCAGACGGCCTCTTCTGGGAGAACGCGCTCGCGTTCTACGGCATCCGCTGA
- a CDS encoding FadR/GntR family transcriptional regulator, with amino-acid sequence MALTDDAIEKIKAMIVSGELRPGDRLPPEKELAEHLGLSRNSLREAVKALEIIRVLDVRRGDGTYVTSLEPHLLLEAISFVIDMHDDDSLLELFAVRRMLESQATGIAAQAASDEQSRALIDEVASIDAETVSIDDLVAHDLRFHSDIVRLTGNGYLLSLVESLSSRTIRARVWRGLTEQDAVERTISEHRAIAEAIAQHDSALATSLATAHVAGIERWLRQATSA; translated from the coding sequence ATGGCTCTCACCGACGACGCGATCGAGAAGATCAAGGCGATGATCGTGTCGGGCGAGCTGCGCCCCGGCGACCGCCTGCCACCCGAGAAGGAGCTCGCCGAGCACCTCGGGCTCTCGCGCAATTCGCTGCGCGAGGCCGTCAAGGCGCTCGAGATCATCCGCGTGCTCGACGTGCGCCGCGGTGACGGCACCTACGTGACCAGCCTCGAACCGCATCTCCTGCTCGAGGCCATCAGCTTCGTGATCGACATGCACGACGACGACTCGCTTCTCGAGCTTTTCGCCGTGCGCCGCATGCTGGAATCGCAGGCGACGGGGATCGCCGCGCAGGCGGCCTCCGACGAGCAGTCCCGCGCCCTGATCGACGAGGTCGCGTCGATCGATGCCGAGACGGTGAGCATCGACGACCTGGTCGCGCACGATCTGCGCTTCCACAGCGACATCGTGCGCCTCACCGGCAACGGCTACCTGCTGAGCCTGGTCGAGAGCCTGAGCAGCCGCACGATCCGCGCGCGGGTGTGGCGCGGGCTCACCGAGCAGGATGCCGTCGAGCGCACCATCTCAGAGCACCGCGCCATCGCCGAGGCGATCGCGCAGCACGATTCCGCTCTCGCCACCTCGCTCGCGACCGCGCACGTCGCGGGCATCGAGCGCTGGCTGCGGCAGGCGACATCGGCGTGA
- a CDS encoding PLP-dependent cysteine synthase family protein, producing the protein MSDWVSSAIQVLEADGNRSADTHLHLFPLPAEWGIDLYLKDESVHPTGSLKHRLARSLILYGLVNGLIDEGTTLVESSSGSTAVSEAYFARMLGLTFITVVPRSTSQEKIDLIEFYGGQCHFVEHADQISPEARRLAAGCNGHYLDQFTFAERATDWRGNNNIAESVFSQLSQERHPIPRWIVVGAGTGGTSATFGRYVRYRRHATEVAVVDPEGSAFYAGWKGDAHATGQPSRIEGIGRPRVEPSFVPSVIDEMIPVPDAASVAAIRLLRERTLHWTGGSTGTNLYGAFELIGRMRDAGETGSVVTLICDSGVRYAQTYYDDAWVAAQGWDLAPHRERMERFLDGGAW; encoded by the coding sequence ATGAGCGATTGGGTCAGTTCCGCCATCCAGGTGCTCGAAGCGGACGGCAACCGCTCGGCCGACACGCACCTGCACCTGTTTCCGCTGCCCGCGGAGTGGGGCATCGACCTGTACCTCAAGGACGAGTCGGTGCACCCGACCGGATCGCTCAAGCATCGGCTGGCGCGCTCGCTCATCCTGTACGGGCTCGTGAACGGCCTGATCGACGAGGGCACGACCCTGGTCGAGTCGTCGAGCGGGTCGACCGCCGTGTCGGAGGCGTACTTCGCCCGGATGCTCGGTCTGACCTTCATCACGGTCGTGCCGCGCTCGACCAGCCAGGAGAAGATCGACCTCATCGAGTTCTACGGCGGCCAGTGCCACTTCGTCGAGCACGCCGACCAGATCTCGCCAGAGGCGCGCCGGCTCGCCGCCGGATGCAACGGCCACTACCTCGACCAGTTCACGTTCGCCGAGCGGGCCACCGACTGGCGGGGCAACAACAACATCGCCGAGAGCGTGTTCAGCCAGCTGTCGCAGGAGAGGCATCCGATCCCCCGCTGGATCGTCGTGGGCGCAGGAACCGGCGGCACGAGCGCGACGTTCGGCCGTTACGTGCGCTATCGCCGCCACGCGACCGAGGTCGCGGTCGTCGACCCTGAGGGCTCGGCCTTCTACGCCGGCTGGAAGGGCGATGCGCATGCCACGGGCCAGCCTTCGCGCATCGAGGGCATCGGCCGGCCGCGGGTCGAGCCGTCGTTCGTGCCGAGCGTGATCGACGAGATGATCCCCGTTCCCGACGCGGCGTCGGTCGCCGCCATCCGGCTGCTGCGCGAGCGCACCCTGCACTGGACGGGCGGGTCGACCGGCACGAATCTGTACGGCGCGTTCGAGCTGATCGGGCGCATGCGCGATGCCGGCGAGACGGGCAGCGTGGTCACCCTGATCTGCGACAGCGGCGTGCGCTACGCGCAGACGTACTACGACGACGCCTGGGTCGCCGCGCAGGGCTGGGACCTCGCTCCGCACCGCGAGCGCATGGAGCGCTTCCTCGACGGCGGCGCGTGGTGA
- a CDS encoding glycine cleavage system protein R, whose protein sequence is MTTLILTVAGADRPGLVSAVADVVAAHGGNWENSQLAELAGTFAGVIEISVADDRVDALRTDLDALDGMLSITVHTGADTSASDSDQRISISVLGNDRPGIVREISGVLSTHALSIENMTTQTRDAAMAGGRLFESSVTATLPSSADLDALRGDIERLTHDLQVDITTL, encoded by the coding sequence ATGACCACGCTCATCCTCACGGTCGCGGGAGCGGATCGCCCCGGACTCGTCTCGGCCGTCGCCGATGTCGTCGCCGCCCACGGCGGCAACTGGGAGAACAGCCAGCTCGCCGAGCTCGCCGGCACCTTCGCGGGGGTCATCGAGATCTCGGTCGCCGACGACCGCGTCGACGCCCTGCGGACCGACCTCGATGCGCTCGACGGGATGCTGTCGATCACCGTGCACACGGGCGCCGACACCTCGGCGTCCGACTCGGATCAGCGCATCTCGATCAGCGTGCTCGGCAACGATCGCCCGGGCATCGTGCGCGAGATCTCGGGCGTGCTGAGCACGCACGCGCTCAGCATCGAGAACATGACCACGCAGACCCGTGACGCGGCGATGGCCGGCGGGCGTCTGTTCGAGTCCTCGGTGACCGCGACGCTGCCGTCGTCGGCCGACCTCGATGCCCTGCGCGGCGACATCGAGCGGCTGACGCACGACCTGCAGGTCGACATCACCACGCTCTGA
- a CDS encoding FAD-binding oxidoreductase, with protein MLSESVISALVDAIGADAVVTSPDSLEAYRRDRADDPDAGVPLAVVRASSTEDVQAAVRIAAGAGIGVVPRGAGSGLSGGSTAVDGAIVVSLERMREITIDPTMQMAVVQPGAFNAEVKAAASEHGLWYPPDPSSWEFCSIGGNIATNAGGLCCVKYGVTTDYVLGLTVVLADGRAVTLGGPRLKDVAGLSLTKLFVGSEGTLGIVTEAVLRLVPAQRQPTTLVAMFPTVAGAIQAVVDIKAAMRPSMLEFMDRVTINAVEDVTRMELDRTAAAMLIVQSDEPAEVATAQIEQIEQLCGLNGASEVYATSDPDESEALVEARRIAIPCVEKRGTLLLEDVGAPLPRLGDLLEGVRAIAENRGVEIAVVAHAGDGNTHPLIVFDPADADQKARAELAFGEVMDLAIALGGTITGEHGVGRLKQPWLADYLGDDVLELNLRIKKALDPQNILNPGAMFGRL; from the coding sequence ATGCTCTCCGAAAGCGTGATCTCCGCTCTCGTCGACGCCATCGGCGCCGACGCCGTCGTCACCTCTCCGGACTCGCTCGAGGCGTACCGTCGCGATCGCGCGGACGATCCGGATGCCGGCGTCCCGCTCGCCGTCGTACGGGCGTCGTCGACGGAAGACGTGCAGGCGGCCGTGCGCATCGCGGCCGGTGCGGGGATCGGGGTCGTACCGCGCGGCGCGGGCTCGGGTCTCTCCGGCGGATCGACGGCTGTCGACGGCGCGATCGTCGTCTCGCTGGAGCGGATGCGCGAGATCACGATCGACCCCACCATGCAGATGGCCGTCGTGCAGCCGGGGGCGTTCAACGCCGAGGTGAAGGCTGCGGCATCCGAGCACGGTCTCTGGTACCCGCCGGACCCGTCTTCGTGGGAGTTCTGCTCGATCGGCGGCAACATCGCCACCAACGCCGGCGGGCTCTGCTGCGTGAAGTACGGGGTGACCACCGATTACGTGCTGGGGCTGACCGTGGTGCTCGCCGACGGCCGCGCCGTCACGCTCGGCGGCCCTCGCCTCAAGGACGTGGCGGGCCTCTCGCTCACCAAGCTCTTCGTCGGCAGCGAGGGCACCCTCGGCATCGTGACCGAGGCGGTGCTGCGGCTCGTGCCCGCTCAGCGCCAGCCCACCACGCTCGTCGCGATGTTCCCCACGGTCGCCGGCGCGATCCAGGCCGTGGTCGACATCAAGGCGGCGATGCGGCCCTCGATGCTCGAGTTCATGGATCGGGTCACGATCAACGCGGTCGAAGACGTCACTCGCATGGAGCTCGATCGCACCGCCGCGGCGATGCTGATCGTGCAGTCCGACGAGCCCGCCGAGGTGGCCACCGCGCAGATCGAGCAGATCGAGCAGCTGTGCGGGCTGAACGGCGCCTCGGAGGTCTATGCGACGAGCGACCCCGACGAGAGTGAGGCGCTGGTCGAGGCGCGCCGTATCGCGATCCCCTGCGTCGAGAAGCGGGGGACGCTGCTGCTCGAAGACGTCGGCGCGCCGCTTCCACGCCTCGGCGACCTGCTCGAGGGCGTACGCGCGATCGCCGAGAACCGCGGCGTCGAGATCGCCGTCGTCGCGCATGCGGGCGACGGCAACACGCATCCGCTGATCGTGTTCGACCCGGCGGATGCCGATCAGAAGGCCCGCGCCGAACTCGCCTTCGGCGAGGTCATGGACCTCGCCATCGCGCTCGGCGGCACGATCACCGGCGAGCACGGCGTCGGCCGCCTCAAGCAGCCGTGGCTGGCCGACTACCTCGGCGACGACGTCCTCGAGCTGAACCTGCGCATCAAGAAGGCTCTCGACCCGCAGAACATCCTGAATCCGGGGGCGATGTTCGGCCGGCTCTGA
- a CDS encoding FadR/GntR family transcriptional regulator codes for MSALDTALHGLRSLIADSALRPGDRLPSEGELCEQLGVSRGSLREAIRMLAALGVLETRHGSGSYVSELRAADLIGSLSLTVGLLPMEGVLELTELRRALEPHATALAASRIDEETLDRLDGLLDANEATADLDEQSRIDHEFHMTIAEVAGQDALTSLIGVLRSRSRSYRMSDPDDAAELKLHSDAGHRAILRGLREGDPVAAAAAASAHVAYTEYWVKKNSGSA; via the coding sequence ATGAGCGCACTGGACACGGCCCTGCACGGGTTGCGATCGCTCATCGCCGACAGCGCGCTGCGCCCAGGAGACCGGCTGCCCAGCGAGGGCGAGCTCTGCGAGCAGCTCGGAGTCTCGCGCGGATCGCTGCGTGAGGCCATCCGGATGCTCGCCGCTCTCGGCGTGCTCGAGACGAGGCACGGCTCGGGCAGCTACGTGAGCGAGCTCCGTGCCGCCGACCTCATCGGCAGCCTCTCGCTCACCGTCGGGCTGCTTCCGATGGAGGGGGTGCTGGAGCTGACCGAGCTGCGCCGGGCCCTCGAGCCGCACGCCACTGCGCTCGCCGCATCTCGGATCGACGAGGAGACCCTCGACCGCCTCGACGGTCTTCTCGACGCGAACGAGGCGACGGCCGACCTCGACGAGCAGTCCCGCATCGACCACGAGTTCCACATGACGATCGCCGAGGTCGCGGGCCAGGACGCCCTGACCAGCCTCATCGGCGTGCTGAGATCGCGCTCCCGCTCGTACCGGATGTCGGATCCCGACGACGCGGCCGAGCTCAAGCTGCACTCCGATGCCGGCCATCGGGCGATCCTGCGCGGGCTGAGGGAGGGCGACCCTGTCGCCGCGGCGGCAGCCGCGTCAGCCCACGTGGCCTACACCGAGTACTGGGTCAAGAAGAACTCCGGCAGCGCCTGA
- a CDS encoding aminotransferase class V-fold PLP-dependent enzyme, translating into MTTAAPFPLIRLKSYERARDAWPLDPAIIHLNHGSFGAVPTAVVEHQNALRHQADLTPVGWFPRIAEQVREAIEQTAPFVGARADDSAFVPNASAAATVVYNSLRLGAGDEILVTDHGYGAVTMGAQRLARRFGAAVRVVELPLLASDDEVVRRFSDAMTAHTRLIVIDQITSPTARMLPTRRIADIAAERGVRTLVDGAHAPGLIASAAEQAGGDWWFGNMHKWPCAPRGSALLVTTAADRQELWPLIDSWGAPEPYPHRFDTQGTIDATTYIATPAAIDFVESEFGWDAARDALSALADAGAEMIAEALRPFSTHEPLTPLPSPVPSMRLVRLPDGLGASREEADALRMDLFDEEGVETAFTSFRGIGYFRLSAHLYTEASDFEAFVERCVPQILRRAGIRVPLTTTIA; encoded by the coding sequence ATGACCACGGCAGCGCCGTTCCCCCTGATCCGGCTGAAGTCCTACGAGCGCGCCCGTGACGCATGGCCGCTCGACCCGGCGATCATCCACCTCAACCACGGTTCCTTCGGCGCAGTGCCCACCGCGGTCGTCGAGCACCAGAACGCGCTGCGCCATCAGGCCGACCTCACCCCTGTCGGCTGGTTCCCGCGCATCGCCGAGCAGGTCCGCGAAGCCATCGAGCAGACGGCACCGTTCGTCGGAGCACGCGCCGACGACAGCGCCTTCGTGCCGAACGCCTCGGCGGCAGCCACCGTCGTGTACAACTCGCTGCGTCTCGGCGCCGGCGACGAGATCCTGGTCACCGACCACGGCTACGGCGCGGTGACCATGGGCGCGCAGCGCCTGGCCCGTCGCTTCGGGGCCGCCGTGCGCGTCGTCGAGCTGCCGCTGCTGGCATCCGACGACGAGGTGGTGCGGCGATTCTCCGACGCGATGACCGCCCACACGCGACTCATCGTGATCGACCAGATCACCTCCCCCACCGCACGGATGCTGCCCACCCGGCGCATCGCCGATATCGCCGCCGAGCGCGGTGTGCGCACCCTCGTCGACGGCGCGCACGCACCGGGGCTCATCGCCTCGGCCGCGGAGCAGGCGGGCGGCGACTGGTGGTTCGGCAACATGCACAAGTGGCCGTGCGCCCCGCGGGGGTCGGCACTGCTGGTGACCACGGCGGCCGACCGTCAGGAGCTGTGGCCGCTGATCGACTCGTGGGGCGCACCCGAGCCGTACCCGCACCGCTTCGACACGCAGGGCACCATCGACGCGACGACGTACATCGCGACGCCGGCCGCGATCGACTTCGTCGAGAGCGAGTTCGGCTGGGACGCCGCCCGTGACGCACTGTCGGCACTCGCCGACGCCGGCGCCGAGATGATCGCCGAGGCGCTGCGCCCCTTCAGCACTCACGAACCCCTCACCCCACTGCCGTCGCCCGTCCCCTCGATGCGGCTGGTCCGGCTGCCGGACGGCCTCGGAGCGAGTCGCGAAGAGGCCGATGCGCTGCGCATGGACCTCTTCGACGAAGAAGGCGTCGAGACCGCCTTCACCAGCTTCCGCGGCATCGGCTACTTCCGCCTCTCGGCGCACCTCTACACCGAGGCATCCGACTTCGAGGCGTTCGTCGAGCGCTGCGTGCCGCAGATCCTGCGCCGCGCCGGCATCCGCGTTCCCCTCACGACCACCATCGCCTGA
- a CDS encoding extracellular solute-binding protein, giving the protein MKHKILTTVAGIGTVAVLALTGCSPSAGSADGKVTLQMVESLTNPARTELIRGLLDDFEKQNPDITVKLVSPPTEQADQKIQQMLQSGKGVDVLEVRDITVGPFSNNGWLRDLSGDVKKWDGWDALTENAQSASVAEDGKSYFLPYGFYGLSLFYRKDLVEQAGFDGPPSSWKELLEQASAIQDPSKNIYGYAFRGGQNANSNVVAAIEAYTIDDLDVDDAFLLKNGDTMFSAPEAQDAVDDYFDLFKKASPPSAVSWGYPEMVAGFTNGSTAFLLQDPEVIATVQDSSLKPEQWDTAPLLTGPSGKAAQPLAVAGWGVAEKSANSEAAVKLVEFLASEEPATEFAQANSLVPIVTSAADDEFYKTGPWTSYVTMTENPDTYINVRQPRGVSWWTEWIQKSDQDVQKVLLGNMTTEELLTSWDEFWTEKYAAEKG; this is encoded by the coding sequence GTGAAGCACAAGATCTTGACGACCGTCGCAGGAATCGGCACCGTCGCCGTTCTCGCCCTCACCGGATGCTCGCCGTCGGCCGGATCGGCCGACGGCAAGGTCACGCTGCAGATGGTCGAGAGCCTGACCAACCCTGCGCGCACCGAGCTGATCCGCGGACTGCTCGACGACTTCGAGAAGCAGAACCCCGACATCACGGTCAAGCTCGTCTCGCCGCCCACCGAGCAGGCCGACCAGAAGATCCAGCAGATGCTGCAGTCGGGCAAGGGCGTCGACGTGCTCGAGGTCCGAGACATCACCGTCGGCCCCTTCTCGAACAACGGCTGGCTGCGCGACCTGAGCGGCGACGTGAAGAAGTGGGACGGATGGGACGCGCTCACCGAGAACGCGCAGTCCGCGTCGGTCGCCGAGGACGGCAAGAGCTACTTCCTGCCATACGGGTTCTACGGCCTGTCGCTGTTCTACCGCAAGGACCTCGTCGAGCAGGCAGGGTTCGACGGCCCGCCGAGCAGCTGGAAGGAGCTGCTCGAGCAGGCGTCGGCCATCCAGGATCCGTCCAAGAACATCTACGGCTACGCGTTCCGCGGCGGCCAGAACGCGAACAGCAACGTCGTCGCCGCGATCGAGGCGTACACGATCGACGACCTCGACGTCGACGACGCGTTCCTGCTGAAGAACGGCGACACCATGTTCTCGGCTCCCGAGGCGCAGGATGCCGTCGACGATTACTTCGACCTGTTCAAGAAGGCCTCGCCGCCCTCGGCGGTGTCGTGGGGCTACCCCGAGATGGTCGCCGGCTTCACGAACGGCTCCACCGCGTTCCTGCTGCAGGACCCCGAGGTCATCGCGACCGTGCAGGACTCCTCGCTGAAGCCCGAGCAGTGGGACACCGCTCCCCTGCTCACCGGCCCCAGCGGCAAGGCCGCGCAGCCGCTCGCCGTCGCGGGCTGGGGTGTCGCCGAGAAGAGCGCCAACAGCGAGGCGGCCGTCAAGCTCGTCGAGTTCCTCGCCTCCGAGGAGCCGGCGACCGAGTTCGCGCAGGCGAACAGCCTCGTGCCGATCGTCACCTCGGCCGCTGACGACGAGTTCTACAAGACCGGCCCGTGGACGAGCTACGTCACGATGACCGAGAACCCCGACACCTACATCAACGTGCGCCAGCCGCGCGGTGTGAGCTGGTGGACGGAGTGGATCCAGAAGTCCGATCAGGATGTGCAGAAGGTGCTTCTCGGGAACATGACCACCGAAGAGCTGCTGACGTCCTGGGACGAGTTCTGGACGGAGAAGTACGCCGCGGAGAAGGGCTGA
- a CDS encoding carbohydrate ABC transporter permease has protein sequence MSAPTTRGIRASRGLRERGSAGTTGGASPSRRPFRARHALTLLAFMAPAIVFVCWFTYAPMLQGARMAFHDWNLWDLTSTPFVGFDNFVTVFQDPAFPTVAWNSVLWVVGSLVPQLVIGFLIALALRKRFRFRGLYQALVFFPWAVSGFLIGMLFRWMFNAEFGVVNDLLMKAGLIDAPLPWLADPKLAMFAVIVANVWYGVTFFAIMILAALQSVPDDVLEAASLDGAGKARQLFSIIIPYISVTLFLTVLLRVIWIFNFPDIIWAMTSGGPANQTHIITTWMINYTQQGNYGIASAIGLIVVAFLFVFCAFYLMAMRKAQR, from the coding sequence TTGTCCGCTCCGACCACCCGCGGCATCCGCGCGAGCCGCGGCCTCCGCGAGAGGGGCTCCGCCGGCACCACCGGCGGGGCCTCCCCCTCGCGTCGCCCGTTCCGCGCACGCCACGCGCTGACCCTTCTCGCGTTCATGGCGCCGGCGATCGTGTTCGTGTGCTGGTTCACGTACGCCCCGATGCTGCAGGGTGCCCGCATGGCGTTCCACGACTGGAACCTGTGGGACCTCACCTCGACCCCGTTCGTGGGGTTCGACAACTTCGTCACCGTCTTCCAGGATCCGGCGTTCCCGACCGTCGCATGGAACTCCGTGCTCTGGGTGGTCGGCTCGCTCGTGCCGCAGCTGGTGATCGGCTTCCTGATCGCACTCGCGCTGCGCAAGCGGTTCCGCTTCCGCGGCCTGTATCAGGCTCTCGTCTTCTTCCCCTGGGCTGTCTCGGGCTTCCTGATCGGGATGCTCTTCCGCTGGATGTTCAACGCCGAGTTCGGCGTCGTGAACGACCTGCTCATGAAGGCGGGGCTGATCGATGCGCCGCTGCCGTGGCTGGCAGACCCGAAGCTCGCGATGTTCGCCGTGATCGTCGCCAACGTCTGGTACGGGGTCACATTCTTCGCGATCATGATCCTCGCCGCGCTGCAGTCGGTCCCCGATGACGTGCTCGAAGCCGCCAGCCTCGACGGCGCAGGCAAGGCACGCCAGCTCTTCTCGATCATCATCCCGTACATCTCGGTGACGCTGTTCCTGACCGTGCTGCTGCGCGTGATCTGGATCTTCAACTTCCCCGACATCATCTGGGCGATGACGAGCGGCGGACCGGCGAACCAGACGCACATCATCACGACCTGGATGATCAACTACACGCAGCAGGGCAACTACGGCATCGCCAGCGCGATCGGCCTCATCGTCGTCGCATTCCTGTTCGTCTTCTGCGCGTTCTATCTCATGGCGATGCGGAAGGCTCAGCGATGA